A single genomic interval of Deltaproteobacteria bacterium harbors:
- a CDS encoding endonuclease/exonuclease/phosphatase family protein: FSHPEFDHETRIVQAAVGDVVFASVYVPNGGKDYAAKIRFLTALEHYVTSVHASGRRLVLCGDMNVARTERDVHPKERKTGIIGQKPEERALIENMCGRGVVDVGRAMDPENDELFTWWAPWRNMKARNIGWRLDYVLASTPIAERAASCVVQREFGTSDHGPVIATFAEG; encoded by the coding sequence CGTTCAGCCACCCCGAGTTCGACCACGAGACGCGCATCGTGCAGGCCGCCGTCGGCGACGTCGTGTTCGCCTCGGTCTACGTGCCGAACGGCGGCAAGGACTACGCCGCCAAGATCCGCTTCCTCACCGCGCTCGAGCACTACGTGACGAGCGTGCACGCGAGCGGTCGGCGCCTGGTCCTGTGCGGCGACATGAACGTCGCGCGTACCGAGCGCGACGTGCATCCGAAGGAGCGGAAAACCGGCATCATCGGCCAGAAGCCCGAGGAACGGGCGCTCATCGAGAACATGTGCGGCCGCGGCGTGGTCGACGTCGGCCGGGCGATGGATCCCGAGAACGACGAGCTCTTCACCTGGTGGGCGCCGTGGCGGAACATGAAGGCCCGCAACATCGGCTGGCGCCTCGACTACGTGCTCGCGTCGACGCCGATCGCCGAGCGGGCCGCGAGCTGCGTCGTGCAGCGCGAGTTCGGCACGAGCGACCACGGACCCGTGATCGCGACGTTCGCCGAGGGCTGA
- a CDS encoding NAD(P)/FAD-dependent oxidoreductase gives MAGSAPSANEGTDRPGLRFLVIGAGMSGILSVIKLREAGYHDFAIYEKADRLGGTWRENTYAGVGCDVPSHLYSYSFALNPDWSHRFSSGAEIQAYFEDVARRYGVDRIIRYGLEVRRCVFENGRWRVELSDGSSDVGDVVIAATGVLHHPAYPDIPGLDSFAGVAFHTARWNHDVPLAGRRVGVIGTGSTATQIVPAVIGDVASLSLFQRTAQWVVPQENPAYTEAEKAGFQRHPETMKQIRDEISLLFADMFSNAVVDANSPQLQLIHEACVANLESQVKDPALREKLRPDYRAGCKRLVMSADFYQAIQRPNAELVTEGIERIEPAGVRTRDGRLHELDVLILATGFRVDRFMRPMEVVGRGGIALDDAWRKGPIAYMAVSIPDFPNLFMLNGPNGPVGNFSLIEVAELQLGYVLQLVERLRAGECREVSASRAATARFDAERREATRKTIWASGCRSWYLDGEGVPAVWPWSFDRLREEMTAPRIADFELR, from the coding sequence ATGGCCGGAAGCGCGCCGTCCGCCAACGAGGGCACCGATCGTCCGGGACTCCGCTTCCTCGTCATCGGAGCGGGGATGTCGGGAATCCTGAGCGTCATCAAGCTGCGCGAGGCCGGCTACCACGACTTCGCGATCTACGAGAAGGCCGACCGCCTCGGCGGAACCTGGCGCGAGAACACCTACGCGGGCGTCGGCTGCGACGTGCCCTCGCACCTCTACAGCTACTCGTTCGCGCTCAACCCCGACTGGAGCCACCGCTTCTCGTCGGGGGCCGAGATCCAGGCGTACTTCGAGGACGTCGCGCGCCGCTACGGCGTGGACCGGATCATCCGCTACGGCCTGGAGGTGCGCCGCTGCGTCTTCGAGAACGGCCGCTGGCGCGTCGAGCTCTCCGACGGGTCCAGCGACGTCGGCGACGTCGTGATCGCGGCGACCGGCGTCCTCCACCACCCCGCGTACCCGGACATCCCCGGCCTCGATTCCTTCGCCGGCGTTGCCTTCCATACCGCGCGCTGGAACCACGACGTTCCGCTCGCGGGCCGGCGCGTCGGCGTGATCGGGACCGGCTCGACCGCGACGCAGATCGTCCCCGCCGTCATCGGCGACGTCGCCTCGCTCTCGCTCTTCCAGCGGACCGCACAGTGGGTCGTGCCCCAGGAGAACCCGGCGTATACCGAGGCGGAGAAGGCCGGATTCCAGCGGCACCCGGAGACGATGAAGCAGATCCGGGACGAGATCTCGCTCCTGTTCGCCGACATGTTCTCGAACGCGGTGGTCGACGCGAACTCGCCGCAGCTCCAGCTGATCCACGAGGCTTGCGTCGCCAATCTCGAGAGCCAGGTGAAGGACCCGGCGCTGCGGGAGAAGCTCCGCCCGGATTACCGGGCCGGGTGCAAGCGACTCGTGATGTCCGCGGACTTCTACCAGGCCATCCAGCGCCCGAACGCCGAGCTCGTCACCGAGGGGATCGAGCGGATCGAGCCGGCGGGGGTGCGGACGCGCGACGGACGCCTGCACGAGCTCGACGTCCTGATCCTCGCCACCGGCTTCCGCGTCGACCGCTTCATGCGGCCGATGGAGGTGGTCGGGCGTGGCGGCATCGCGCTCGACGACGCCTGGCGCAAGGGCCCGATCGCCTACATGGCCGTCTCGATCCCGGACTTCCCCAATCTCTTCATGCTGAACGGTCCGAACGGACCGGTCGGCAACTTCTCGCTGATCGAGGTGGCGGAGCTCCAGCTCGGCTACGTGCTCCAGCTCGTCGAGCGTCTGCGCGCGGGGGAGTGCCGCGAGGTCTCGGCCTCGCGGGCGGCGACGGCGCGCTTCGACGCCGAGCGGCGCGAAGCGACGCGCAAGACGATCTGGGCGAGCGGCTGCCGCAGCTGGTACCTCGACGGCGAAGGCGTGCCGGCGGTCTGGCCCTGGAGCTTCGACCGCCTGCGCGAGGAGATGACGGCGCCCCGCATTGCCGACTTCGAGCTCCGCTGA
- a CDS encoding acyl-CoA/acyl-ACP dehydrogenase, which yields MIPHDIEIDLTDHDRAVWETAHRFAEQVLRPAGRELDRLADPADVIARQSVLWSVIDQYRGLGFTRLYQDVEMNPTARARLIAIVNEELAWGDVGLAITTGLCSLHVPWCQQTGDADLIARFCNPDAMTIGCWALTEPDHGSDTVAVSEPHFRDPALRPNCVARKDGDSYVISGQKAAWVSNGSIADLAVLFCTVDPEQGFAGGGAFCVPLDLPGVERGRPLDKLGQRSLNQGELFFNDVRVPASYMAVGPDLYALALESMLAYANAGMAQLFVGLARAALDHAVAYAKERVQGGRPIFEHQAVKSRLFKMFMRVEASRALARRVAVYNGTNMPQVQNSMAAKVFCTNTAFEVASEAVQIFGGNGLSREYPVEKLLRDARASMIEDGCNEVLGLVAANKL from the coding sequence ATGATCCCCCACGACATCGAGATCGACCTCACCGACCACGACCGCGCCGTTTGGGAAACCGCGCACCGCTTCGCCGAGCAGGTGCTGCGGCCGGCCGGGCGCGAGCTCGACCGCCTCGCCGACCCGGCCGACGTGATCGCCCGCCAGTCCGTGCTGTGGTCGGTGATCGACCAGTATCGCGGGCTCGGCTTCACGCGCCTCTACCAAGACGTCGAGATGAACCCTACGGCCCGGGCGCGCCTGATCGCCATCGTCAATGAAGAGCTCGCCTGGGGCGATGTCGGCCTCGCGATCACCACCGGGCTGTGCTCGCTGCACGTGCCGTGGTGCCAGCAGACCGGCGATGCCGACCTGATCGCGCGCTTTTGCAATCCGGATGCAATGACCATCGGTTGCTGGGCGCTCACCGAGCCCGATCACGGCAGCGACACGGTCGCGGTGAGCGAGCCGCACTTTCGTGATCCGGCGCTGCGGCCGAACTGCGTCGCGCGCAAAGATGGCGACTCGTACGTGATCAGCGGCCAGAAGGCGGCGTGGGTGTCGAACGGCTCGATCGCCGATCTCGCCGTGCTGTTCTGCACGGTGGATCCCGAGCAAGGCTTCGCCGGCGGCGGCGCCTTCTGCGTGCCGCTCGATCTCCCCGGCGTCGAGCGCGGGCGGCCGCTCGACAAGCTCGGCCAGCGCAGCCTGAATCAGGGGGAGCTGTTCTTCAACGACGTCCGCGTCCCGGCGTCCTACATGGCGGTGGGGCCGGACCTCTACGCGCTCGCGCTGGAGTCGATGCTCGCCTACGCCAACGCCGGCATGGCGCAGCTCTTCGTCGGACTCGCCCGCGCGGCGCTCGATCACGCGGTGGCGTACGCCAAGGAGCGCGTTCAAGGCGGCCGCCCGATCTTCGAGCACCAGGCCGTGAAGAGCCGGTTGTTCAAGATGTTCATGCGCGTCGAGGCCTCGCGGGCGCTCGCGCGCCGGGTCGCCGTCTACAACGGCACGAACATGCCGCAAGTGCAGAACTCGATGGCGGCGAAAGTCTTCTGCACCAATACCGCGTTCGAGGTCGCGAGCGAGGCGGTGCAGATCTTCGGCGGCAACGGCCTCAGCCGCGAGTATCCGGTCGAGAAGCTGCTGCGCGACGCGCGCGCGTCCATGATCGAAGACGGCTGCAACGAGGTCCTCGGACTCGTCGCCGCCAACAAGCTGTGA
- a CDS encoding nitroreductase family protein, with the protein MEVREAIGRRRSIRFLLPHKPVELGKIQRMLEAARIASHWGNVSTLRAIVIQRDEADEEVLAALPSPVAGYQIGLAPVIIVWYLEAAACDQVGARLLELVDAGAIGYGPKRREEVEGKLVPLMQSATEVLKQPGMSEVDCGQGIAQATLMAVEMGLGTCCLGTGDPDRVRRKLGLPESCRVLIIQTVGYPAESPEAGGQRPRLPFESLFQLNGYGKPFPRDEEVVAELKKDRLLQREAPLPWRAAELQYLQRALNLKGQGLLE; encoded by the coding sequence ATGGAAGTTCGTGAAGCGATAGGCCGCCGACGCTCGATCCGGTTCTTGTTGCCGCACAAGCCGGTGGAGCTCGGCAAGATCCAGCGCATGCTCGAGGCTGCGCGCATCGCCTCCCACTGGGGCAACGTGAGCACGCTGCGCGCGATCGTCATTCAGCGCGACGAGGCCGACGAGGAAGTGCTCGCCGCGCTGCCCTCGCCGGTAGCGGGGTATCAGATCGGGCTCGCGCCGGTGATCATCGTCTGGTACCTGGAAGCCGCCGCGTGTGACCAGGTCGGCGCGCGTCTGCTCGAGCTCGTGGATGCCGGCGCGATCGGCTACGGCCCCAAGCGCCGCGAAGAAGTCGAAGGCAAGCTGGTGCCGCTCATGCAGAGCGCGACCGAGGTGCTCAAGCAGCCCGGCATGAGCGAGGTCGACTGCGGGCAAGGCATCGCGCAAGCGACGCTGATGGCCGTCGAGATGGGGCTGGGAACCTGCTGCCTCGGCACCGGCGACCCCGACCGTGTGCGGCGAAAGCTCGGCCTTCCCGAGTCGTGCCGCGTGCTCATCATTCAAACCGTCGGCTACCCGGCGGAAAGTCCCGAGGCCGGCGGCCAGCGGCCGCGCCTGCCCTTCGAGTCGCTCTTCCAGTTGAACGGCTACGGCAAGCCCTTTCCCCGGGATGAAGAAGTGGTCGCCGAGCTCAAGAAGGATCGGCTGCTGCAGCGCGAGGCGCCACTGCCCTGGCGCGCCGCCGAGCTTCAGTACTTGCAGCGGGCGCTGAATCTCAAAGGACAGGGGCTGCTCGAATGA